One window of Candidatus Effluviviaceae Genus I sp. genomic DNA carries:
- the groES gene encoding co-chaperone GroES encodes MAAKKLNIRPLSNRVLVKRLEEEMQKTAGGIIVPDTAKEKPQRGKIVAVGPGRLTDEGERIKVEVKVGDEILFGKWSGSEITIDGDEYLFMKDDDILAVL; translated from the coding sequence ATGGCGGCGAAGAAGCTCAACATCAGGCCCCTGAGCAACCGCGTGCTGGTCAAGAGGCTCGAGGAGGAGATGCAGAAGACGGCGGGCGGGATCATCGTGCCGGACACCGCGAAGGAGAAGCCCCAGCGCGGCAAGATCGTGGCCGTCGGCCCGGGCCGCCTCACCGACGAGGGCGAGCGCATCAAGGTCGAGGTGAAGGTCGGCGACGAGATCCTCTTCGGCAAGTGGTCCGGCAGCGAGATCACGATCGACGGCGACGAGTACCTCTTCATGAAGGACGACGACATTCTGGCGGTTCTCTAG
- the groL gene encoding chaperonin GroEL (60 kDa chaperone family; promotes refolding of misfolded polypeptides especially under stressful conditions; forms two stacked rings of heptamers to form a barrel-shaped 14mer; ends can be capped by GroES; misfolded proteins enter the barrel where they are refolded when GroES binds), which produces MAKQVEFDSAAREHLRRGVDKLADAVRVTLGPRGRNVVLDKKYGSPIITNDGVTIAKEIELEDPYENMGAQMLKEVATKTADVAGDGTTTAIVLAQSMVAQGLRNVTAGANPMRLKRGIEKAVDAAIAELKKMSHPIKDRKEIAQVATVSSNNDSEIGSLLADAMEKVGRDGVITVEEAKSIETSLEVVEGMQFDRGYLSPYFVTDAERMEAVVEDAYILIHDKKISAMKDLVPVLERIAQTGRPFLLVAEDVEGEALATLVVNKLRGTIQCVAVKAPGFGDRRKAMLEDVAALTGGTVIAEEKGLKLENTTLQDLGRAKRIVVDKENTTIIEGAGKKADIKGRIEQIRAEIEHSTSDYDKEKLQERLARLAGGVAVVHVGAATESAMKEKKARVEDALHATRAAVEEGIVVGGGVALLRAATAVKAIKEKDGDARTGIEIVVKALEAPIRQIAANAGAEGSIVVEQVRSNQSVSFGYNADVHQYTDLIKAGIVDPTKVVRTALQNASSVASLLLTTEAILTDKPEPKKRPPAMPPGGGEDMY; this is translated from the coding sequence ATGGCAAAGCAGGTCGAGTTCGATTCCGCAGCACGGGAGCACCTGAGGCGCGGCGTGGACAAGCTCGCCGACGCCGTCCGCGTCACGCTCGGCCCGAGGGGCCGGAACGTCGTGCTGGACAAGAAGTACGGCTCGCCGATCATCACGAACGACGGCGTCACGATCGCGAAGGAGATCGAGCTTGAGGACCCCTACGAGAACATGGGGGCCCAGATGCTCAAGGAAGTCGCCACGAAGACGGCGGACGTGGCCGGCGACGGGACGACGACGGCGATCGTGCTCGCGCAGTCCATGGTCGCGCAGGGACTCCGCAACGTGACCGCGGGCGCCAACCCGATGCGCCTCAAGCGGGGCATCGAGAAGGCCGTGGACGCGGCGATCGCCGAGCTCAAGAAGATGAGCCACCCGATCAAGGACCGCAAGGAAATCGCGCAGGTCGCGACGGTCTCCTCGAACAACGACTCGGAGATCGGAAGCCTCCTCGCGGACGCGATGGAGAAGGTGGGCCGGGACGGCGTCATCACGGTCGAGGAGGCGAAGAGCATCGAGACCTCGCTCGAGGTCGTCGAGGGCATGCAGTTCGACCGCGGGTACCTGTCGCCCTACTTCGTCACCGACGCCGAGCGCATGGAGGCCGTCGTGGAGGACGCGTACATCCTCATCCACGACAAGAAGATCTCCGCGATGAAGGACCTCGTGCCGGTGCTCGAGCGGATCGCCCAGACCGGCCGGCCGTTCCTTCTCGTGGCCGAGGACGTCGAGGGCGAGGCCCTGGCGACGCTCGTCGTGAACAAGCTCCGCGGCACCATCCAGTGCGTGGCCGTGAAGGCGCCCGGCTTCGGCGACCGCCGGAAGGCGATGCTCGAGGACGTCGCGGCGCTCACGGGCGGCACGGTCATCGCCGAGGAGAAGGGTCTCAAGCTCGAGAACACCACGCTCCAGGACCTCGGCCGCGCCAAGCGCATCGTGGTCGACAAGGAGAACACGACGATCATCGAGGGCGCGGGCAAGAAGGCCGACATCAAGGGCAGGATCGAGCAGATCCGCGCTGAGATCGAGCACTCCACCTCGGACTACGACAAGGAGAAGCTCCAGGAGCGTCTGGCGCGCCTGGCCGGCGGCGTGGCGGTCGTGCACGTCGGCGCGGCGACCGAGAGCGCCATGAAGGAGAAGAAGGCGCGCGTCGAGGACGCGCTGCATGCCACGCGGGCCGCGGTGGAGGAGGGGATCGTGGTGGGCGGCGGCGTGGCGTTGCTCCGCGCGGCGACCGCGGTGAAGGCCATCAAGGAGAAGGACGGCGACGCGCGCACCGGCATCGAGATCGTGGTGAAGGCGCTCGAGGCGCCGATCCGGCAGATCGCGGCGAACGCGGGCGCCGAGGGCTCGATCGTCGTCGAGCAGGTCCGTTCGAACCAGAGCGTGTCCTTCGGCTACAACGCCGACGTCCACCAGTACACCGACCTCATCAAGGCGGGGATCGTCGACCCGACCAAGGTCGTGCGGACGGCGCTCCAGAACGCCTCGAGCGTGGCGAGTCTCCTGCTCACCACCGAGGCCATCCTGACCGACAAGCCCGAGCCGAAGAAGAGGCCGCCGGCGATGCCGCCGGGCGGCGGCGAGGACATGTACTAG